A genomic window from Agrobacterium tumefaciens includes:
- a CDS encoding Zn-dependent hydrolase, with the protein MKNLSNIRPDMSRLWATLMRSAEIGATEKGGLKRLALSDEDAAMRRQFIDWCEEAGLTIRIDAVGNIFAERAGTDPDGKPVLVGSHLDTQVHGGRFDGILGVLAGLELVRTLNDHALTTRRPITLVNWTNEEGARFEPPMIGSAVFTGAKAAEFAYSRKDRDGHTLGGELERIGYRGKDAVSAEAFDSLFELHIEQGPRLEAAEKQLGIVTGAFGVRGFVVEVHGETGHVGPTPMPARKNALVGAAEVTLAINEIGWANHETGGKSTTMRIRAEPNLLGALPNFVEMTCDMRHPDDAVVSTMFAAFKAKLPELEDRSRCKIVVKEGWEYGGMHFDADCIELIRNATGAFGYSSMDLLTEAGHDAMHVADYLPTAMIFTPCEGGLSHNEAENVTIADIEPGVNVLVQAVLERANRAD; encoded by the coding sequence ATGAAGAATTTGAGCAATATCCGGCCGGACATGTCACGCCTGTGGGCGACGTTGATGCGCTCCGCCGAAATCGGCGCGACTGAAAAGGGCGGCCTGAAGCGGCTTGCGCTTTCCGATGAGGACGCGGCGATGCGCCGCCAGTTCATTGACTGGTGCGAAGAGGCAGGCCTGACCATACGGATCGACGCCGTGGGCAATATCTTCGCCGAGCGCGCCGGAACCGACCCGGATGGCAAGCCTGTTCTCGTCGGCAGCCATCTCGACACCCAGGTTCACGGCGGCCGTTTCGACGGTATTCTCGGCGTGCTTGCCGGGCTGGAGCTTGTGCGCACCCTGAACGATCATGCGCTCACGACACGCCGGCCGATCACGCTTGTGAACTGGACCAATGAAGAGGGTGCCCGCTTCGAACCGCCGATGATCGGCTCGGCAGTGTTTACCGGGGCGAAGGCGGCGGAATTCGCCTATTCCCGCAAGGACCGCGACGGCCATACGCTGGGTGGTGAGCTGGAACGCATCGGCTACAGGGGCAAGGACGCCGTTTCGGCGGAGGCCTTCGATAGTCTTTTCGAGCTGCATATCGAGCAGGGGCCGAGGCTTGAAGCGGCCGAAAAGCAGCTCGGCATCGTGACCGGGGCCTTTGGTGTGCGCGGTTTCGTGGTGGAAGTGCATGGCGAAACCGGCCATGTCGGACCGACGCCGATGCCGGCGCGCAAGAACGCGCTGGTGGGTGCTGCGGAAGTGACGCTGGCGATCAACGAGATCGGCTGGGCCAATCACGAAACGGGCGGCAAGTCCACGACGATGCGCATCAGGGCGGAACCCAATCTCCTCGGCGCGCTGCCGAACTTCGTGGAAATGACCTGCGACATGCGCCACCCCGACGACGCCGTGGTCAGCACCATGTTCGCGGCCTTCAAGGCGAAGCTTCCCGAACTGGAAGACCGGTCACGCTGCAAGATCGTTGTCAAGGAAGGCTGGGAATATGGTGGTATGCATTTCGATGCCGACTGTATCGAACTCATTCGCAACGCCACCGGCGCCTTCGGTTATTCCTCGATGGACCTCCTTACCGAGGCCGGACATGACGCCATGCATGTTGCCGACTATCTGCCGACGGCGATGATCTTCACCCCGTGCGAGGGCGGTCTTTCCCACAATGAGGCGGAAAATGTCACGATCGCCGATATCGAGCCCGGCGTGAACGTGCTGGTTCAAGCTGTGCTGGAACGTGCGAACCGCGCCGACTGA
- a CDS encoding MHS family MFS transporter produces MFMQGETALMGAVGKQQPVNVRRIAVASVIGTTVEWYDLFVFATASALVFNKVFFPSFDAIVGTLLAFGTFASAYLARIVGAALFGHFGDRIGRKSMLLVSLVMMGVATFAIGLLPNYNQIGVWAPILLLALRVVQGLALGGEWGGAVLMAVEHAPQNRRGLYGSWVQIGVPAGTLIANLAFLSIGFLMSPEDLISWGWRIPFLVSILLVGVGAYIRLNTAETPSFAKVKTEEATVRMPFIELLSKSWKTVVLGGIATMSTGSSFNLIVAFGLSYGTQALNIARNEMLIIVLISCTACIFLLPLFGLLSDKIGRRPVILGGILAEALVAFPMFWLMDTATFAGALVGYLLMMTAFAANYGPIATFLAELFGTKVRYSGLSIAYMLSGVLGSALTPVITTWLLSVTGSGASVAWYMIGSALLSAVALLALTETVKRDLAKTN; encoded by the coding sequence ATGTTCATGCAAGGGGAAACCGCTCTCATGGGCGCCGTCGGAAAACAACAACCGGTCAATGTTCGCCGGATTGCCGTCGCAAGCGTCATCGGCACCACCGTCGAATGGTACGATCTTTTCGTCTTCGCCACCGCTTCCGCGCTGGTCTTCAACAAGGTCTTCTTTCCGAGCTTCGATGCGATTGTCGGCACGCTTCTGGCGTTCGGCACCTTCGCCTCGGCCTATCTCGCCCGCATCGTCGGCGCCGCGCTTTTTGGCCACTTCGGCGACCGGATCGGCCGCAAATCGATGCTGCTCGTATCGCTCGTGATGATGGGTGTCGCGACTTTCGCTATCGGCCTTCTGCCCAATTACAACCAGATCGGCGTCTGGGCTCCCATTCTGCTTCTGGCGCTACGCGTCGTGCAGGGTCTGGCGCTCGGCGGCGAATGGGGCGGCGCGGTGTTGATGGCCGTCGAACATGCACCGCAGAACCGGCGTGGCCTTTACGGATCGTGGGTGCAGATCGGCGTTCCGGCCGGCACCCTGATTGCAAACCTCGCTTTCCTCTCCATCGGCTTCCTCATGTCGCCCGAGGATCTCATTTCCTGGGGCTGGCGCATTCCATTCCTCGTCAGCATTCTGCTGGTGGGCGTGGGTGCTTATATTCGCCTCAATACCGCCGAAACGCCGTCCTTCGCCAAGGTGAAAACGGAAGAGGCGACGGTACGCATGCCGTTCATCGAACTGCTCTCGAAATCCTGGAAGACAGTCGTTCTCGGCGGCATCGCCACCATGTCCACCGGCTCGTCCTTCAATCTCATCGTCGCCTTCGGCCTGAGCTACGGCACCCAGGCGCTTAACATCGCCCGCAACGAAATGCTGATCATCGTGCTGATTTCCTGCACGGCGTGTATCTTCCTTCTGCCGCTCTTCGGCCTGCTTTCCGATAAGATCGGCCGCCGGCCGGTTATCCTCGGCGGTATTCTCGCCGAAGCGCTCGTCGCCTTCCCGATGTTCTGGTTGATGGATACGGCCACCTTTGCCGGTGCCCTCGTCGGTTACCTGCTGATGATGACGGCCTTTGCAGCCAATTACGGCCCGATCGCCACCTTCCTTGCCGAACTCTTCGGCACGAAGGTTCGTTATTCCGGACTGTCGATCGCCTATATGCTGTCGGGTGTTCTGGGCAGCGCCCTCACCCCCGTCATCACCACCTGGCTGCTTTCGGTGACAGGCAGCGGCGCATCCGTCGCCTGGTACATGATCGGCTCCGCCCTGCTCTCGGCCGTCGCCCTGCTGGCGCTCACCGAAACCGTGAAGCGCGACCTGGCCAAAACCAACTGA
- a CDS encoding LysR family transcriptional regulator, which translates to MSRYAPRIQHLNWNLLRTFLVIVEEGSITRAANRLFVRQPSVTAALQKLEETLGCQLIQRDSRRFVLTVQGEMLRQECAEIFLRVERIGEKLSTEADDLTGQIRVLIVTNLVLPQLDQALRQLRRRHPSVTIRIDVANTQDIVRAIGQKQAAFGICLLPKPLAGMDCKFLLRETFGIYCGASHPFYGRGDITMEELRQEAFVAFTCSQEGGALEPMIALRDGVGLGKWTVGSSPHMEEVRRMIIAGIGVGILPVDAARGVAEDEIWQIPLLQDSLGADAYFLRNPDMELGGAERAFLTIFENELFDAQAAAALLETGGE; encoded by the coding sequence TTGTCACGTTATGCCCCCCGCATCCAGCATCTGAACTGGAACTTGCTGCGGACCTTTCTGGTCATCGTCGAGGAGGGCAGCATTACGCGGGCCGCCAACCGGCTCTTCGTGCGCCAGCCCTCCGTCACGGCCGCCTTGCAGAAGCTGGAGGAAACACTGGGGTGCCAGCTGATCCAGCGTGACAGCCGCCGTTTCGTGCTCACGGTACAGGGCGAAATGCTGCGCCAGGAATGCGCCGAAATCTTCCTGCGCGTCGAGCGCATCGGCGAAAAACTGTCGACGGAAGCGGATGATCTGACGGGCCAGATCCGCGTCCTGATCGTCACCAATCTCGTTCTCCCGCAACTCGATCAGGCGCTTCGCCAGCTGCGGCGGCGCCATCCGTCCGTCACCATTCGCATCGATGTCGCCAATACGCAGGATATCGTTCGCGCCATCGGCCAGAAACAGGCCGCTTTCGGCATTTGCCTGCTGCCGAAACCGCTTGCCGGAATGGATTGCAAATTCCTGCTCAGGGAAACATTCGGGATTTATTGCGGCGCCTCGCATCCCTTTTACGGCCGTGGTGACATCACCATGGAAGAATTGCGGCAGGAGGCCTTCGTCGCCTTCACCTGCAGCCAGGAAGGCGGCGCACTTGAACCGATGATCGCGCTACGCGACGGTGTCGGACTTGGCAAATGGACCGTCGGCTCCAGCCCGCATATGGAAGAAGTCCGGCGGATGATCATCGCCGGCATCGGGGTCGGAATTCTGCCGGTGGACGCTGCGCGCGGCGTTGCCGAAGATGAGATCTGGCAGATACCGCTGCTTCAGGATTCCCTGGGTGCAGACGCCTATTTCCTGCGTAATCCGGATATGGAACTGGGCGGTGCCGAGCGGGCCTTTCTGACGATTTTCGAAAACGAGCTTTTCGACGCCCAGGCAGCAGCAGCCCTTCTGGAAACCGGCGGCGAATAA
- a CDS encoding RraA family protein: protein MENPDKINEALELLLGVETATIGHFKSEGFMEPAIQCVIDGVRAAGPALTVSLPGDDGTALIHALSRATPGDILVIERPNDDRHACWGAVMTAAALARGVSAVILDGYVTDIGAIRSAGLPVWCRGRSPVTTKPGGGGDIATPVVCGGVVVNNGDIVLADENGVCILPPGDALAAAKEALVIQAKEPGIIARLEKGEDIVKVYGLSPLEP, encoded by the coding sequence ATGGAAAATCCCGACAAAATCAACGAAGCGCTCGAACTGCTCTTGGGCGTCGAGACGGCGACGATCGGCCATTTCAAATCGGAAGGTTTCATGGAGCCGGCGATACAATGCGTCATCGACGGCGTCCGCGCGGCCGGTCCCGCGCTGACGGTCAGCCTGCCGGGAGATGACGGAACGGCGCTTATTCACGCCCTTTCCCGGGCCACGCCTGGAGACATCCTTGTCATCGAGCGACCGAATGACGACAGGCATGCCTGCTGGGGCGCGGTAATGACCGCTGCGGCACTCGCCCGTGGCGTCTCCGCCGTCATCCTCGACGGTTACGTGACCGATATCGGCGCGATCCGAAGCGCCGGCCTGCCGGTCTGGTGTCGCGGCCGTTCGCCGGTGACGACAAAGCCGGGTGGTGGCGGCGATATAGCAACACCGGTCGTCTGCGGTGGCGTGGTGGTGAACAATGGCGATATCGTGCTGGCCGATGAAAACGGCGTCTGCATCCTGCCGCCCGGCGACGCGCTGGCGGCGGCAAAAGAAGCGCTCGTCATTCAGGCGAAAGAGCCCGGCATCATTGCCAGGCTCGAAAAAGGCGAGGATATCGTGAAAGTCTATGGGCTTTCGCCGCTGGAGCCTTAA
- a CDS encoding ornithine cyclodeaminase family protein, translating to MLTINSQETAGLLPFDGLIKALSIAFAEGCEMPVRHHHTIDVANEAAATLLLMPAWHGAQRSSRYLGIKIVTVFPGNAARNLPGLTSTYMLYDAQTGIQLATLDGNVITGRRTVAASALAADYLARRDAKRLLVLGAGRVASLIPDAYRAVRPLDHVAVWDIDRGNAERLAQSIEASGLAASVVEDIEKAVVEADIVSAATLATMPIIKGEWLRPGTHVDLIGGFTPGMREADDEAIRRASVFIDTEEALHEAGDLVQPIKAGLFSQENVRSTLAALCRANRFVRSSDTEITLYKAVGTALADLAAATMVYEAAASNAER from the coding sequence TTGCTCACGATCAATTCACAGGAAACAGCCGGTCTTTTGCCTTTTGACGGGCTGATCAAGGCGCTTTCCATCGCTTTCGCGGAAGGCTGCGAGATGCCGGTCCGACATCATCACACAATCGACGTGGCAAATGAGGCTGCCGCGACCCTGCTGCTGATGCCGGCGTGGCATGGTGCACAGCGGTCGTCACGTTATCTCGGGATCAAGATCGTGACTGTTTTTCCCGGAAATGCCGCCAGAAACCTGCCGGGGCTGACGTCGACCTACATGCTTTATGACGCCCAGACCGGTATCCAGCTTGCCACGTTGGACGGCAATGTCATCACCGGCCGGCGGACAGTGGCGGCATCCGCACTCGCGGCGGATTATCTGGCGCGCAGGGATGCCAAACGGCTTCTGGTGCTGGGTGCCGGCCGTGTCGCCAGCCTCATTCCGGATGCTTACCGCGCCGTCAGGCCGCTCGATCATGTTGCCGTCTGGGACATAGATCGCGGCAATGCCGAGCGACTGGCGCAGTCGATAGAGGCTTCGGGGCTTGCCGCTTCCGTGGTCGAGGATATTGAAAAGGCGGTCGTCGAGGCTGATATCGTCAGCGCCGCGACGCTCGCCACCATGCCGATCATCAAGGGGGAGTGGCTGCGTCCCGGCACCCATGTCGATCTCATTGGCGGCTTTACGCCCGGCATGCGCGAGGCGGATGACGAGGCCATTCGCCGGGCTTCTGTATTTATCGATACGGAAGAGGCGCTGCACGAGGCTGGCGATCTCGTTCAGCCGATCAAGGCCGGTCTGTTTTCGCAGGAAAACGTCAGGTCGACCCTCGCCGCGCTCTGCAGGGCAAACCGTTTCGTGCGCAGTTCCGACACGGAAATTACGCTTTATAAGGCTGTTGGAACGGCGCTTGCCGATCTTGCCGCCGCAACCATGGTTTATGAAGCTGCAGCTTCAAATGCAGAAAGGTGA
- a CDS encoding chromosome partitioning protein ParB produces the protein MPNNLEPHLSPVEILSLRPTQMTVGLREVETKRRQWAAIQAEKGADFLGHHMVPVVVGYKQRLYLVDHHHLALALHNEGVKHVLTSIVADLSHLGRQEFWSVMDHRSLVYPFDADGVRRPTNDLPKRIVDLEDDPFRSLAGAVRDAGGFAKIEAPFSEFLWADFLRRRVDHKELRHSFEDAVAEAMELARSRDARHLPGWCGADR, from the coding sequence GAAATCCTCTCGCTCAGGCCAACCCAGATGACCGTCGGCCTGCGGGAGGTTGAAACCAAGCGCCGGCAATGGGCCGCCATCCAGGCGGAAAAGGGGGCCGACTTCCTCGGTCACCACATGGTTCCCGTTGTTGTCGGCTACAAGCAGCGCCTTTACCTTGTCGATCATCACCACCTCGCCCTGGCTTTGCACAATGAAGGGGTGAAACATGTGCTGACGAGCATCGTTGCCGATCTCTCCCATCTCGGCAGGCAGGAATTCTGGTCGGTTATGGACCACCGCAGCCTCGTTTATCCCTTCGATGCGGACGGCGTACGCCGCCCCACGAACGATCTTCCCAAACGGATCGTGGACCTCGAAGACGACCCTTTCCGCTCGCTGGCCGGCGCCGTGCGCGACGCCGGCGGTTTTGCCAAGATCGAGGCGCCTTTCAGCGAATTTCTCTGGGCGGATTTCCTGCGGCGCCGGGTTGACCACAAAGAGCTGCGGCATTCCTTCGAAGACGCTGTCGCGGAAGCGATGGAACTGGCGCGCTCGCGCGATGCCCGGCATCTCCCTGGATGGTGCGGAGCGGATCGATGA
- a CDS encoding RidA family protein, giving the protein MAKREIVEVPVVSEAIRRLGAPTSALVRSGNFIATCGMPPVDIETGDIVKGDIAAQTRASLEALRVTLAAAGATFEDVIKTTIYVTDGSMMATVNGIYREYFAGGFPARTSATIKPWSLPFDIEIECLAVI; this is encoded by the coding sequence ATGGCCAAACGCGAAATCGTGGAAGTGCCGGTGGTTTCAGAGGCGATCCGCCGGCTCGGCGCGCCGACTTCCGCTCTTGTCCGTTCGGGTAACTTCATTGCGACCTGCGGCATGCCGCCGGTGGATATTGAGACGGGCGACATCGTCAAGGGCGATATCGCCGCCCAGACGCGGGCATCGCTTGAAGCGCTCAGGGTGACGTTGGCCGCGGCCGGAGCGACATTCGAGGACGTCATCAAGACCACCATTTATGTGACCGACGGGTCGATGATGGCGACGGTGAACGGGATATACCGCGAATATTTTGCCGGCGGCTTTCCGGCGCGCACCTCGGCGACGATCAAGCCGTGGTCGTTGCCCTTCGATATCGAGATCGAATGCCTCGCCGTCATCTGA
- a CDS encoding mechanosensitive ion channel family protein, with translation MTTFPYILKSIACTVITLFGLGTAGLSAQELPPPVQAPSPQPTTEQKVDQLLQLLGQDDVRALLTQKLAARGAEPSPQLTPQSQLSDLDEWASKRREHLARIAGDLPVISTQLTSAVAKLGDEIGTYGSFVFLLHMLILFGAGIAGGIATNRIIVMQASRKNGADIGKQASTVVSRKLLPVLGYGLVAVTVFLAIQWPPLLSAVLLPWLALSVILPLLFAFTGLLRQVVGREANVRRDFWIVRWTWLLTLAGIFWALLRTLENLGVPRDTLGLLSAAMVGFLFLLAGIWIWRRPGGELGSERTRAIDVALIFGLIILFGLRLAGAGVLFWIGLYALVLPGLATTLGIAARKLATDIGGYGESDLRPVLAERGMRLAIVGTAIVWLIFLVRAHPDSLPDGTLLTSIVVGILHGALILLLADLVWIAIKSMIARRLELSAPAPDQPGGQPQDDRLLTILPILRNMLGIIIAAVAVMTALSELGVNIGPLLASAGIFGIAIGFGSQTLVKDIISGVFYMIDDAFRVGEYIQSGSYRGTVESFSIRSVKLRHHRGPIFTVPFGSLGAVENMSRDWSIDKFMVTVAFDTDIAKVKAITKEIGRALKEDPEFGPFLIETVKLKGVEQFGEYGMTLGFGMMLRAGGQSSMVRRKAYSMLKDAFAQNDIQFASMAGAYPAASRAARPPEREAGGETGPVEE, from the coding sequence ATGACCACCTTTCCCTACATTTTGAAATCGATTGCTTGCACCGTCATCACGCTTTTCGGGCTGGGCACCGCCGGCCTTTCCGCACAGGAACTGCCGCCCCCCGTACAAGCACCCTCCCCGCAACCGACGACGGAGCAGAAGGTCGACCAGTTGCTGCAGCTTCTCGGACAGGATGATGTTCGTGCGCTGCTCACACAAAAGCTTGCCGCGAGAGGGGCTGAACCCTCGCCGCAACTGACGCCACAGAGCCAGTTGAGCGATCTCGACGAGTGGGCGAGCAAACGACGGGAACATTTGGCCCGAATTGCGGGCGACCTGCCCGTCATATCGACACAACTAACGTCCGCGGTGGCAAAGCTTGGCGACGAGATCGGCACTTATGGTTCCTTCGTCTTCCTGCTGCACATGCTGATCCTGTTCGGCGCAGGCATTGCCGGCGGCATCGCCACGAACCGGATCATCGTGATGCAGGCATCCCGCAAAAACGGCGCGGATATCGGCAAGCAAGCCTCGACTGTCGTGTCGCGAAAACTCCTTCCGGTCCTCGGTTATGGCCTTGTCGCCGTAACCGTTTTCCTTGCCATCCAGTGGCCACCCCTGCTGAGCGCCGTTCTGTTGCCCTGGCTTGCGCTCAGCGTCATTCTGCCCCTGCTTTTTGCCTTCACCGGGCTGCTGCGGCAGGTCGTCGGCCGTGAGGCCAATGTCCGGCGCGATTTCTGGATTGTCCGCTGGACATGGCTGCTGACGCTTGCCGGGATTTTCTGGGCACTGCTCCGGACACTGGAAAATCTCGGTGTCCCACGCGACACGCTCGGGCTATTATCCGCCGCCATGGTGGGCTTCCTGTTCCTGCTCGCCGGCATCTGGATCTGGCGGCGCCCCGGCGGCGAGCTGGGTTCGGAACGCACAAGGGCGATCGACGTCGCGCTGATCTTCGGCCTAATCATTCTCTTCGGGCTGCGGCTCGCCGGAGCCGGCGTCCTGTTCTGGATCGGGCTTTATGCGCTCGTTCTGCCCGGCCTCGCCACCACGCTCGGCATCGCCGCGCGAAAACTCGCGACCGATATAGGCGGCTATGGAGAGAGCGACCTTCGCCCGGTTCTGGCCGAGCGCGGCATGCGGCTCGCCATCGTCGGAACCGCGATAGTGTGGCTGATCTTCCTCGTCCGCGCCCATCCGGATTCCCTGCCCGATGGCACTTTGCTGACCTCGATCGTCGTTGGCATCCTGCACGGGGCGCTGATCCTGCTTCTTGCCGATCTCGTCTGGATCGCCATCAAATCGATGATCGCGCGGCGGCTGGAACTGAGCGCTCCGGCACCCGACCAACCGGGCGGCCAGCCGCAGGATGACCGGCTCTTGACCATTCTGCCGATCCTTCGCAACATGCTCGGCATCATCATTGCCGCCGTCGCGGTCATGACGGCGCTGTCTGAACTCGGCGTCAATATCGGGCCGCTGCTGGCAAGCGCCGGCATTTTCGGCATCGCCATCGGTTTCGGTTCGCAAACGCTGGTCAAGGACATCATCAGCGGCGTCTTCTACATGATCGACGACGCCTTCCGCGTCGGTGAATATATCCAGAGCGGCTCCTATCGCGGCACCGTCGAATCCTTCAGCATTCGCTCGGTCAAACTGCGGCACCATCGCGGGCCGATCTTCACCGTACCGTTCGGATCGCTCGGCGCCGTCGAAAACATGAGCCGTGACTGGTCGATCGACAAATTCATGGTCACCGTCGCCTTCGATACCGACATCGCCAAGGTCAAAGCCATCACCAAGGAAATCGGCAGGGCGCTGAAGGAAGACCCCGAATTCGGACCGTTCCTGATCGAGACCGTCAAGCTGAAAGGCGTGGAGCAATTCGGTGAATACGGCATGACGCTCGGCTTCGGCATGATGCTGCGCGCAGGCGGCCAATCTTCGATGGTGCGCCGGAAAGCCTATTCGATGCTGAAGGACGCCTTTGCACAAAACGACATCCAGTTCGCCAGCATGGCGGGCGCTTATCCCGCTGCATCACGTGCCGCACGGCCGCCGGAGCGTGAGGCGGGCGGCGAGACGGGGCCGGTGGAGGAATAA